The Eremothecium cymbalariae DBVPG#7215 chromosome 8, complete sequence genome has a window encoding:
- the NAN1 gene encoding Nan1p (similar to Ashbya gossypii ACR162C) yields the protein MHENYKLSVVSGGKPLLPRIGNRSSTIKTVNTLMRDQENYVVSFNNQLKIYSIETRQCVKTLKFSNNHVLNKIFGKDDAAIVIHISLNDGSTTKGEESKASDEIRLVSDRGDLVLLKYRGKLLEDPTHSVLAIPDGETIFKVFEDERGTMSKLFTIVEDSSSTYTYKLHACKDGALIHLKTYENVLLSTWSRNDQFFALLVKGEDSRRYLIVESLVDEEYKKYFPLPVTHASASANANYVTSMALDSVGKQLALGFASGVITLISTDDYSFRLLKWHIDAVLSMAFNIDSTYLLSGGWEKVVSFWQLSTNLQQFLPRLNGVVVDCNTVGDKYFSLALQMTENTSNTDYQLLLLNFTDLTTRLAINGPLAVFQSAVKDAMQPLSAVNTKTSTSAPKMHLSKKKHARKLIKGKRQDFTTVLQIHPQTKQLYFPHKSAVQIYDFYKNEQISYQYIASGINNAMGKVRGELNLQDPEVYQLHFTKDGKWMITYEVEKPPEGLLSSKDLTHILKFWNLDDKNGWQLKTKVLNPHGTAVPIAAILVAPQSTNGSQSCLTASNNGDLKCWSFDTKENNWCLIKISPPKFNHFSNNVSLAWSRDGSLIFHAFDDRISIVVFTTFKIFESESKSSSTISLDSAIQCMKLVDDTMLIIATKTSLNFWSLLSGSLVNCFDIYPFVQGMYKPGHMSRLLSCDEDNNKIAFVINEQQKDKSGQWTTKYKSRVLMFSLDSSERLGSFEHDEYISSIAWNHDTDFIFIDTQCRLGVVSTTTTSEMLSEINGVGALELFVTDENDFERQLKDLSKQNENKIILDETVDDINLEIINGQKEEKLINMNSFTSMFENIDNIQLGTLFDRVMKVIS from the coding sequence ATGCATGAAAATTATAAATTGTCGGTTGTATCCGGTGGAAAACCGCTGCTTCCGAGAATTGGAAACAGGTCTAGTACAATTAAGACGGTGAATACTTTGATGCGGGATCAGGAGAACTATGTTGTATCTTTTAATAACCagttgaaaatatattctatCGAAACAAGGCAGTGCGTTAAGACGTTGAAGTTTTCTAACAATCACGTTTTAAACAAGATCTTTGGAAAGGATGATGCAGCGATAGTTATCCATATCTCCTTGAATGATGGATCTACTACGAAAGGAGAAGAATCCAAGGCAAGCGATGAGATAAGGTTGGTTTCTGACAGGGGAGATCTTGTTTTGCTGAAATATAGAGGGAAATTGTTAGAAGATCCGACGCATTCTGTGCTAGCTATACCAGATGGAGAGACGATTTTTAAGGTGTTTGAGGATGAGCGTGGAACCATGAGTAAACTGTTCACCATTGTAGAAGACTCATCATCTACTTATACATACAAGTTGCACGCATGTAAAGATGGAGCATTGATACATCTGAAGACCTATGAGAATGTGCTACTTTCTACGTGGTCAAGAAATGACCAATTTTTTGCATTACTTGTAAAAGGAGAAGATTCAAGACGGTATCTCATCGTGGAGTCTTTGGTGGACgaagaatacaaaaaatattttccattACCTGTAACACATGCATCTGCTTCAGCTAACGCAAACTATGTTACCAGTATGGCTCTGGATAGTGTCGGTAAGCAGCTTGCTTTGGGGTTTGCTTCTGGTGTCATCACGCTGATCAGCACAGACGATTATTCCTTTAGATTATTGAAATGGCACATAGATGCTGTTCTTTCTATGGCATTTAATATTGATAGTACATATTTACTTTCTGGTGGCTGGGAAAAAGTGGTGAGCTTTTGGCAATTGTCAACTAATCTGCAACAATTTCTACCTAGACTGAATGGTGTCGTTGTCGATTGTAATACGGTGGGCGACAAGTATTTCTCATTAGCACTACAGATGACGGAAAATACTTCGAATACCGATTACCAACTTTTGCTGCTAAACTTTACTGACCTAACTACTAGATTGGCTATTAATGGTCCGTTGGCAGTGTTTCAATCAGCTGTGAAGGATGCTATGCAACCTTTATCTGCAGTAAATACTAAGACATCTACTTCAGCACCCAAGATGCACCTTTCTAAGAAGAAACATGCTAGGAAGTTAATAAAGGGGAAAAGACAAGATTTTACCACGGTCTTGCAAATTCATCCCCAAACTAAGCAACTCTATTTCCCGCATAAATCTGCTGTCCAAATCTATGATTTTTATAAGAATGAGCAGATTTCGTACCAGTATATTGCTTCAGGTATCAATAACGCCATGGGAAAAGTTAGAGGAGAATTAAATTTGCAAGATCCAGAAGTATACCAGTTACATTTTACTAAGGATGGTAAATGGATGATTACTTATGAAGTAGAAAAACCACCAGAGGGGCTCCTCTCTTCTAAAGATTTAACacatattttgaagttttggaacTTGGACGACAAAAATGGGTGGCAATTAAAAACCAAAGTGCTGAATCCTCATGGTACAGCTGTACCAATTGCAGCTATTTTGGTAGCGCCACAATCCACCAACGGGTCTCAAAGCTGTCTAACAGCTTCCAACAATGGTGATCTCAAGTGCTGGTCTTTTGACACCAAGGAAAATAATTGGTGTTTGATCAAAATTTCTCCTCCAAAATTCAACCATTTTAGCAACAACGTTTCGTTAGCTTGGTCGCGTGACGGATCCTTAATCTTCCATGCTTTCGACGACAGGATTTCAATTGTTGTATTTACTACgtttaaaatatttgaatccGAAAGTAAGAGTTCGAGCACTATTTCCTTGGACTCGGCTATTCAATGCATGAAGTTGGTCGATGACACAATGTTAATAATAGCAACAAAGACATCATTGAACTTCTGGAGTTTACTGTCTGGGAGTCTTGTTAACTGCTTTGACATCTATCCTTTTGTTCAAGGAATGTACAAACCAGGTCATATGTCAAGATTGTTGTCTTGTGATGAGGACAATAACAAAATTGCATTTGTGATAAACGAACAACAGAAGGACAAAAGTGGACAATGGACGACAAAGTACAAATCTCGTGTTTTGATGTTCAGCCTTGACTCATCCGAAAGACTCGGATCTTTTGAACATGATGAGTATATCTCTTCCATAGCCTGGAATCACGATACTGACTTTATCTTTATAGACACACAATGCAGGCTTGGAGTAGTCAGCACTACCACGACTTCTGAAATGCTAAGTGAAATTAATGGTGTCGGTGCATTGGAACTCTTTGTCACTGATGAAAACGATTTTGAAAGACAGCTGAAAGATCTGtcaaaacaaaatgaaaataaaattataTTGGATGAAACTGTTGACGACATTAATTTGGAAATTATTAACGGccaaaaggaagaaaagtTGATTAATATGAATAGCTTCACAAGcatgtttgaaaatatcGATAATATTCAACTAGGCACGTTATTTGATCGCGTTATGAAGGTTATCTCATAG
- the RPB10 gene encoding DNA-directed RNA polymerase core subunit RPB10 (similar to Ashbya gossypii ACR163W), whose translation MIVPVRCFSCGKVVGDKWEAYLNMLQEEELDEGTALSRLGLKRYCCRRMILTHVDLIEKFLRYNPLEKRD comes from the coding sequence ATGATTGTGCCAGTTAGATGTTTCTCTTGTGGTAAGGTTGTTGGGGACAAGTGGGAGGCATATTTGAACATGCTACAAGAGGAAGAACTTGATGAAGGTACTGCCTTGTCAAGATTAGGCTTGAAGAGATATTGCTGCAGGAGAATGATCTTGACACATGTGGACTTGATTGAGAAGTTTTTGAGATACAATCCACTAGAGAAGAGGGACTGA
- the MGM1 gene encoding dynamin-related GTPase MGM1 (similar to Ashbya gossypii ACR164C): MQWLFGSVVRRACRCVTAGQACRRLLWQQRGMCGRGGSLAAGVRPAAGLGAVQKGVPWRGISGVATVVPRRSISYIPKLLGRAVKLPAYIGGGAAAVGSYIAYKVDEASSFTLRKLGELQDLGEGVRSRVGEWFSGGDGGGNGGGDGDGNGTASDTVAAATLLASLAEDESKERDARGEDEDEDEDLGEEDNTGDEILNLTKQMIEIRSILNKIDSSSPGVTLPSIVVIGSQSSGKSSVLESIVGRDFLPKGSNMVTRRPIELTLVNTPGNEDITADFPTQRLYNIRDFKEVKRLLMELNMAVPSHEAVSDEPIQLTIKSSRVPDLSLVDLPGYIQVEAADQPTELKSKIRGVCDRYLAEPNIILAISAADVDLANSAALRASKIADPQGLRTIGVITKLDLVEPPQAREILTNKKYPLKMGYVGVITKGPGAKAHRLFDQSGGSGGLFRSVKGSEKAKSLEAERIETIQFEREYFKDHKNDFSSCQVTTKKLREKLIKILEVSMSNALEPTSHMIQQELDDTSYLFKVEFNDRQLTPRSYLLNNIDVLKLAVKDFQEKFHRADLKSILKADLDQRVLDLLASRYWKDDNIQELSKNVNDETSALYWHRKLELASSSLTKIGVGRLSTTLVTNAILKELENILDATQLKNHDLIKELVNNTAVNVLNAKYYSTADQVENCIKPFKYEIDLEDRDWSIAKEHSIALIKEELRQCNERFQMIKNVVGTRKLQQVIQYLKTDPSRKESLGFSTMLLERGTEATFLQDRSSMLLFRLNMLKNKCNSTANKDKCPEVFLNAVSDKLSSTAVLFLNVELLSDFFYNFPIELDKKLTDLTDEQVEMFAKEDSRIARHIDLQKRKELLELALEKIDSILVFRKSYKGLSKKT, encoded by the coding sequence ATGCAGTGGTTGTTTGGCAGTGTTGTCCGGAGGGCGTGCAGGTGTGTTACTGCTGGGCAGGCGTGCAGGAGATTGCTGTGGCAGCAGCGTGGGATGTGTGGGAGGGGGGGCAGCTTGGCGGCGGGCGTTCGGCCCGCCGCCGGGCTGGGAGCGGTGCAGAAGGGGGTGCCATGGAGAGGGATCTCTGGGGTGGCTACGGTGGTGCCTAGACGGTCGATTTCGTATATTCCGAAGCTGCTAGGGCGGGCGGTGAAGTTGCCGGCGTATATTGGAGGTGGGGCGGCGGCTGTTGGTAGTTACATTGCGTATAAGGTCGATGAGGCGAGTAGCTTCACGTTGAGGAAACTGGGGGAGTTGCAGGATCTCGGTGAGGGGGTTCGGAGCCGGGTTGGGGAGTGGTTTAGTGGCGGTGATGGCGGCGGCAACGGCGGTGGTGATGGGGATGGGAACGGCACTGCGAGTGATACGGTAGCTGCTGCGACGTTGTTGGCTTCTCTGGCTGAGGACGAGAGTAAAGAGCGTGATGCTAGGGGTGAAGAcgaggatgaggatgaggacTTGGGTGAGGAGGACAACACGGGGGACGAGATTCTCAACTTGACGAAACAGATGATTGAGATCAGGTCCATCTTGAACAAGATTGACTCTAGCTCGCCGGGTGTTACGCTGCCCTCCATTGTGGTGATTGGCTCGCAGTCTAGCGGTAAGTCGTCAGTATTGGAATCTATTGTCGGAAGGGACTTTTTGCCAAAGGGGTCCAATATGGTTACAAGAAGGCCGATAGAGTTGACTTTGGTGAACACTCCTGGCAACGAAGACATTACGGCCGACTTCCCCACCCAGCGCCTGTATAATATCAGAGACTTTAAAGAGGTTAAACGGCTTCTAATGGAACTGAACATGGCGGTGCCATCGCATGAGGCTGTATCGGATGAACCAATACAGCTGACAATAAAGTCCTCGCGCGTCCCCGATCTATCTTTGGTCGATTTGCCCGGTTACATCCAGGTGGAAGCTGCAGATCAGCCCACAGAGTTAAAATCTAAGATTCGTGGTGTTTGTGATCGGTATTTAGCGGAGCCAAATATCATTCTCGCTATCTCGGCGGCAGATGTTGACCTTGCGAACAGTGCCGCTCTCCGGGCTAGCAAGATAGCGGACCCGCAAGGATTGAGAACTATTGGTGTCATTACTAAACTGGACCTTGTCGAACCTCCTCAGGCGCGGGAAATCCTTACTAACAAGAAATACCCCCTCAAGATGGGTTATGTCGGTGTCATCACCAAGGGACCAGGGGCCAAAGCTCATAGACTCTTTGATCAGTCTGGCGGATCCGGTGGTTTGTTTAGAAGTGTGAAGGGCTCCGAAAAGGCTAAGTCACTTGAAGCAGAACGTATAGAAACAATACAGTTTGAAAGAGAGTATTTCAAGGATCACAAAAACgatttttcttcttgccAAGTGACCACTAAGAAGTTGAGAGAAAAGTTGATAAAGATTTTGGAAGTATCTATGAGTAATGCTTTAGAACCAACTTCTCACATGATCCAACAAGAACTGGACGATACCTCTTATCTTTTCAAGGTCGAGTTTAATGACCGTCAATTAACCCCGAGATCATACTTGCTGAATAATATTGACGTTTTGAAGTTAGCTGTTAAGGACTTTCAAGAAAAATTTCATCGTGCCGACCTCAAGTCGATATTAAAAGCTGATCTGGACCAACGGGTATTGGATTTGTTGGCTTCACGCTACTGGAAGGACGATAATATCCAAGAGCTGTCAAAAAATGTGAATGACGAAACATCTGCTCTCTATTGGCATAGGAAACTGGAGCTTGCGTCCTCCAGCTTGACAAAAATAGGTGTGGGCAGATTGTCCACTACATTAGTCACTAACGCTATTCttaaagaattggaaaatatcCTAGACGCTACACAGCTGAAGAATCATGACTTGATAAAGGAATTGGTTAATAACACCGCTGTTAACGTACTAAATGCAAAATATTACTCCACAGCAGACCAGGTGGAAAACTGTATCAAGCCTTTTAAGTATGAAATCGACCTGGAAGACCGCGATTGGTCAATAGCAAAGGAACATTCTATTGCTCTTATAAAGGAAGAGCTACGCCAGTGCAATGAAAGATTCCAGATGATTAAAAACGTTGTTGGTACTCGGAAGCTTCAACAGGTCATTCAGTATTTGAAGACTGACCCTTCGCGTAAAGAATCTCTCGGCTTCTCTACTATGTTATTAGAAAGGGGTACTGAGGCCACCTTCTTACAGGATAGATCTTCCATGCTCTTGTTCAGGTTAAAcatgttgaaaaataaatgcAATTCAACTGCAAACAAAGACAAGTGTCCTGAAGTTTTCCTGAACGCTGTCAGTGATAAACTGTCCTCCACAGCAGTTTTGTTTCTCAATGTGGAGTTACTAAGTGATTTCTTTTACAATTTCCCAATAGAACTGGACAAGAAGCTAACCGATTTAACCGATGAACAAGTCGAAATGTTCGCAAAGGAAGACTCACGTATAGCAAGGCACATTGACTTGCAAAAACGTAAAGAACTCCTGGAATTAGCTTTAGAAAAAATTGATTCCATCCTAGTCTTTAGAAAGAGCTACAAGGGTCTCTCAAAGAAAACCTAA
- the HHO1 gene encoding histone H1 (similar to Ashbya gossypii ACR095W 1-intron): protein MATKSSMSSNAGGISKKVAKSSGSPLPKYKDLIVEAVLGLGERGGSSRQALKKYIKDKYAVGSNFDGQFNLAVKRGLEAGELSQPKGPAGSIKLLKKAVASNSVSKPAEKKVTKKKVASVKKVSGKKVATKKAVTKKPAASSSAAAKKSTAKKSAASAAALKKTTAKKPVAGKRSAATSKKPASKRAAKSA from the exons ATGGCAACGAAGAGTAGTATGTCATCGAATGCTGGGGGAATTTCTAAGAAGGTGGCTAAGAGTTCGGGCTCACCACTTCCTAAGTACAAAG ATTTAATTGTGGAAGCGGTACTTGGGTTAGGCGAACGTGGAGGATCTTCTCGGCAGGCACTTAAGAAGTACATTAAAGATAAGTATGCTGTGGGGTCGAATTTCGACGGGCAATTCAATCTTGCCGTGAAGCGTGGATTGGAAGCGGGTGAGTTGTCGCAGCCTAAGGGACCTGCAGGTTCAAttaagttgttgaagaaagcCGTTGCTTCTAATTCTGTTTCGAAGCCTGCTGAGAAGAAGGTGACTAAGAAGAAGGTTGCTTCGGTGAAGAAGGTTAGCGGTAAGAAGGTTGCCACGAAGAAAGCAGTTACCAAGAAGCCTGCTGCTTCATCCTCTGCAGCGGCTAAGAAGAGCACAGCGAAGAAGTCTGCTGCATCTGCAGCTGCTCTGAAGAAGACCACCGCAAAGAAGCCTGTTGCTGGCAAGAGGTCTGctgcaacttcaaagaagCCTGCTAGCAAGAGGGCTGCCAAAAGTGCTTAA
- the TBF1 gene encoding Tbf1p (similar to Ashbya gossypii ACR096W), with amino-acid sequence MTHHTLWQHNTDEEDMARHRFEAVLAELPNSTQLRIKSLPLLNNVSTQLLRILTMTSPQTLANTILGSRCDTAECRLFHSLLDLLEQVKLIYGDMPLLTVYDVAPGIWFPGWDAPSILRGFEQSILTTIRKCNLATFMLTLLGKFDYGFQFLNDCFIEVFCPSSYVPSVDLAKEPVPPPPLPPSKGGGGGGGLYSSYSGSNGGTNVALSSSAGGKLLKTHTVLYLNLKTQAYIAAISDTGVTSDRKQVLDALFPQDMAAYLKNKSGESANDFQLTPSERDFITRCQRRRETLEANTNLHEIMQLYKWSDFLKELLAYVSKNIGLLVFGKRGRGVLQSCYEDSNDTELHSLLHNSRLAQATSRAPQLRITTNCDIVPSTPIRNTLKPVKSASRTFTGSSSNSPSKYQDRQDQSHVPNGQFAFEGAVTAAAAVAAAVATTTATATATPATPATVATTTSTTPKPPPNTRKKPQQKRMWVKGEEEALISALKVHGPSWSKILELHGAGGSISETLKNRTQVQLKDKARNWKMHYLKNGITVPYYLLKVTGNLEREERFKKRSKAKRKAKETPSNHLNDHSA; translated from the coding sequence ATGACACACCATACGTTGTGGCAGCATAACACCGACGAGGAAGATATGGCGAGGCACAGGTTCGAGGCGGTTCTGGCAGAGCTTCCGAACTCCACACAGTTGAGAATTAAATCATTGccattgttgaacaatgtTTCAACACAGCTGTTGAGGATATTGACGATGACGTCGCCGCAGACATTGGCGAATACGATTCTGGGAAGTCGCTGTGATACAGCTGAATGCCGGTTATTTCATTCTTTACTGGACTTGCTTGAACAGGTCAAGCTGATTTATGGGGATATGCCACTGCTGACGGTGTACGACGTTGCTCCAGGGATTTGGTTTCCCGGGTGGGATGCGCCGTCGATATTGAGGGGGTTTGAGCAGTCGATTTTAACGACAATTCGCAAGTGTAATTTGGCAACCTTCATGCTCACGTTGCTGGGTAAGTTTGACTATGGGTTTCAGTTCCTCAATGATTGTTTCATTGAAGTGTTTTGCCCTAGCAGCTACGTGCCCAGTGTGGATCTGGCGAAAGAGCCTGTACCGCCTCCACCGCTGCCACCGTCCAAAGGAGGAGGGGGAGGGGGAGGGCTCTACTCAAGTTACAGCGGGTCTAACGGCGGCACCAACGTTGCTCTTAGTTCATCCGCCGGTGGGAAGCTTTTAAAAACACACACCGTATTGTACCTGAATCTCAAAACCCAGGCGTATATTGCCGCCATAAGTGATACCGGTGTGACTTCCGATCGCAAACAGGTTCTCGATGCTCTATTTCCTCAAGACATGGCTGCATACTTAAAGAATAAAAGTGGGGAGTCCGCCAACGACTTTCAGCTAACACCCAGTGAGAGAGATTTCATAACCAGATGCCAGCGCAGACGTGAAACCTTAGAAGCAAATACAAACCTGCACGAAATTATGCAGCTTTACAAATGGTCAGATTTCCTTAAGGAACTTTTAGCATACGTCTCGAAAAACATTGGTCTCTTGGTTTTTGGCAAACGCGGTCGAGGCGTGCTACAGTCGTGCTACGAGGATAGCAATGATACAGAGCTACATTCCTTATTGCACAACAGCAGACTCGCTCAGGCAACATCGAGAGCTCCTCAACTACGAATTACAACCAATTGTGACATTGTACCATCCACTCCAATCAGAAATACACTTAAACCCGTTAAATCTGCCTCTAGAACCTTCACAGGCTCATCCTCCAATTCTCCTTCCAAATACCAAGACCGTCAAGACCAAAGCCATGTGCCAAACGGGCAATTTGCATTTGAAGGTGCTGTCACCGCTGCTGCCGCGGTGGCTGCTGCAGTTGCAACAAccacagcaacagcaacagcaactCCAGCAACCCCAGCGACAGTcgcaacaacaacaagtaCAACGCCCAAACCCCCTCCGAACACAAGAAAGAAACCCCAACAAAAACGTATGTGGGTTAAAGGGGAAGAGGAAGCCTTGATATCCGCTCTAAAAGTCCATGGGCCCTCTTGGTCTAAAATCTTAGAACTTCATGGCGCAGGCGGCTCAATCTCTGAGACCTTGAAAAATAGAACTCAAGTTCAACTTAAGGACAAAGCCAGAAACTGGAAAATGCACTATTTAAAGAATGGAATTACTGTACCATACTACCTTCTAAAAGTTACAGGAAACTTGGAAAGGGAAGAAAGGTTTAAAAAGCGATCCAAGGCAAAACGGAAGGCTAAAGAAACGCCATCCAACCATTTAAACGACCACTCTGCATAA
- the STE4 gene encoding G protein subunit beta (similar to Ashbya gossypii ACR097W), with the protein MNGYSEYAYAPIRHYPKAQELVVCDGAADVQGNIEEQIMLAREECKQLYNQVNKVKSKVQDGDLVTLSKNVGSVGSVNLKPITSLKGHNNKITDFRWSSDSKRVLSASQDGYMLLWDAATGLKRNAIPLNSQWVLTCALCPNGNLSASAGLDNNCTIYRISQHERVQQNIVSIFKGHTCYISDVEFLDDKTVITASGDMTCALWDVTKSRRTHEFSDHLGDVLSISIPPSHLENAGNIFASGGSDGYLYIWDKRTPTSVQSFFVSDSDISKVKFFKNGDTIAVGSDDGCARLYDLRSDCQIAQYSLSKSLQNATTRKPTYFPSSIEYNVHGNSPYSPSARTVESEFMDDQGIVALDFSRSGRLMYASYTDAGCVIWDLVKGEVIGKLDGHSDRISGVLTSPDGLAVCTGSWDTTMKIWTPKYM; encoded by the coding sequence ATGAATGGGTACAGTGAATATGCTTATGCACCCATCCGTCACTACCCTAAGGCCCAAGAGCTAGTTGTTTGCGACGGTGCAGCAGACGTTCAGGGTAATATTGAGGAGCAAATAATGTTAGCTCGGGAGGAGTGCAAGCAGCTATATAACCAGGTTAATAAGGTTAAGTCTAAAGTACAGGATGGAGACTTGGTAACACtatcaaaaaatgttgGCTCAGTTGGTTCAGTTAATTTGAAACCGATAACGAGTTTGAAAGGccataataataagattACAGATTTTAGGTGGAGTTCAGATTCTAAGAGGGTACTTAGTGCTAGTCAGGATGGATATATGTTGTTATGGGACGCAGCCACGGGGCTTAAAAGAAATGCTATACCTTTGAACTCGCAATGGGTTTTAACTTGTGCATTGTGTCCGAATGGGAATTTATCAGCAAGTGCTGGGTTGGATAACAATTGTACTATTTATCGAATTTCTCAACATGAGAGAGTTCAGCAGAATATTGTTTCTATTTTCAAAGGGCATACCTGCTATATTTCTGATGTAGAGTTTTTGGATGACAAGACGGTTATTACAGCAAGCGGCGATATGACATGCGCACTATGGGATGTCACGAAGAGTAGAAGAACACACGAGTTTTCAGACCACCTTGGTGATGTTTTAAGTATATCTATACCTCCTTCgcatttggaaaatgcTGGTAACATTTTCGCTAGTGGTGGTTCTGATGGGTATCTTTACATTTGGGACAAAAGAACTCCAACCAGCGTTCAAAGCTTTTTCGTTAGTGACAGTGACATCAGTAAGGTcaagtttttcaaaaatggtGATACTATAGCTGTGGGGTCAGACGATGGCTGTGCTAGATTGTATGATTTAAGAAGCGACTGTCAAATTGCACAATACTCTTTATCTAAGAGTCTTCAAAATGCTACCACAAGAAAGCCTACGTATTTCCCTTCCAGCATTGAATATAACGTCCATGGGAACAGTCCTTATTCACCATCAGCGCGTACCGTAGAATCAGAATTCATGGATGACCAGGGAATCGTCGCTTTAGACTTCAGTCGATCTGGTCGTTTGATGTATGCGTCATACACAGATGCTGGTTGTGTCATTTGGGATCTAGTCAAAGGGGAGGTAATTGGCAAACTAGATGGTCACTCGGATAGAATTTCTGGTGTCCTCACAAGTCCTGATGGCCTTGCTGTGTGTACCGGCTCATGGGATACTACTATGAAAATCTGGACACCTAAATATATGTAA
- the SAS5 gene encoding Sas5p (similar to Ashbya gossypii ACR098C 1-intron) yields MEIPTVERVVRVKTQQVIIPEIPLIDGLPIRRWAVEIWVLNESGEEIEADLFESCTYILHPSFEQPKRKVRLVPFRLDEQGWGQFEMKIVARFIKDGGKVVFKHDLVFDQAAYASDFKIRVPYHIEELREVLLQSGPVLQFNYEDQESHPIRIKIPQIVNSLAVANEETINKVLRAIVSYPGVKEALLKRRSRSEEFVLHLGQLPNTVLETIYNITQRQ; encoded by the exons ATGGAGATA CCTACTGTTGAAAGAGTGGTGCGTGTGAAGACACAACAGGTGATTATCCCAGAAATTCCATTGATTGATGGGTTGCCAATAAGACGATGGGCGGTTGAAATTTGGGTATTAAATGAAAGTGGGGAGGAGATTGAAGCAGACCTATTTGAATCCTGTACGTATATTTTACACCCTTCATTTGAACAGCCTAAAAGGAAAGTTAGGCTCGTTCCATTTCGATTGGATGAGCAAGGATGGGGGCAGTTTGAAATGAAGATTGTTGCGCGGTTTATAAAAGATGGAGGTAAGGTGGTATTTAAGCATGATTTAGTATTTGACCAGGCTGCATATGCGTCTGATTTCAAGATCCGTGTTCCTTAccatattgaagaattgcGGGAAGTGCTTTTACAGAGCGGACCGGTTCTGCAGTTTAACTACGAGGATCAAGAATCTCATCCTATTAGGATTAAAATTCCTCAAATTGTGAATTCATTAGCCGTAGCTAATGAAGAGACTATTAATAAAGTGCTAAGAGCAATTGTGTCTTATCCGGGGGTAAAAGAAGCCTTATTGAAACGTCGTAGCAGATCCGAAGAATTCGTCTTACATTTAGGCCAATTGCCAAATACCGTTttagaaactatatataatatcacACAGAGACAGTAA
- a CDS encoding uncharacterized protein (similar to Ashbya gossypii ACR099C 1-intron) → MVATVKRTVRIKTQQSILPDVPPPVDNFPMRKWSIQLVLLDEQGNELSANLFDKVVYHLHPTFANPNRTFTEPPFKIEEQGWGGFELLISCHLLDKGGERKITHDLHFMKDSYEVDHVIQVPINKPLLRAEVEKSGRVDDPVAPAGSTGGENKRKATAANGETKSKKVKTATASTVKGSVDLERLAFGLTKLNEDDLVGVVQMVTDNLTPEMNITNNVEEGEFVIDLYSLPEGLLKSLWDYVKKNIE, encoded by the exons ATGGTGGCG ACGGTTAAGCGAACTGTTAGAATAAAAACCCAGCAATCTATCCTACCCGATGTTCCACCTCCAGTTGATAACTTTCCTATGCGGAAATGGAGTATCCAATTGGTTTTATTAGACGAACAGGGAAATGAGCTTTCTGCTaatttatttgataaagttgtTTACCATTTACATCCGACTTTTGCTAATCCGAATAGGACGTTTACGGAGCCACCTTTTAagattgaagaacaagGATGGGGTGGGTTTGAGTTACTGATTAGTTGTCATTTATTGGATAAAGGTGGGGAGCGGAAGATAACGCATGATTTACATTTTATGAAAGATTCTTATGAGGTTGACCATGTTATTCAGGTCCCAATTAATAAGCCTTTGCTAAGGGCTGAGGTTGAAAAGAGCGGTCGTGTGGATGATCCCGTAGCGCCTGCTGGTTCTACAGGAGGTGAAAATAAGCGTAAAGCTACAGCTGCAAATGGGGAGACTAAATCGAAGAAGGTAAAGACAGCTACGGCATCTACGGTGAAGGGGTCCGTCGACTTGGAAAGACTAGCATTTGGTTTGACTAAACTAAATGAAGACGATTTAGTCGGCGTCGTCCAGATGGTTACTGATAATCTCACGCCAGAAATGAACATTACAAACAATGTTGAAGAGGGAGAGTTTGTTATTGATCTGTACAGTTTACCAGAAGGCTTGCTTAAAAGTCTGTGGGATTACGTTAAAAAAAACATTGAATAA